Within the Triplophysa dalaica isolate WHDGS20190420 chromosome 2, ASM1584641v1, whole genome shotgun sequence genome, the region ttttgtataaCATATATTTAGTTCGTATATCCCcaggaaattaaataaaacgaCAAATAATAAACTAACAGATAGGTCTGTTGGAAGCGGGGTCCTTCAACAGACAGACGCGCTCTAAAAACCTCCAATCAGAACCGCGGTCAGCGGTGACGTCAGGCCATGAATGGGTGATGTTTGACGTCATCGGTGTCGGTAACCTGTCGTGTCTATGCCGCCTCTCTCATTAGAGGCAATAATCGCTGTTGAAAAACTTTAACTCTGTTTATGGACAAACTTTATTTCGTTTCCGTGTTCCATTTGGGTAAAATTAGACTTTATTCTGGTTAGGCTAGAATATGTCCGTAACAAGTAAACTGCAATACTAATTATATAGCCTAATTTACATTCTATAAACCATCTTGTTCTATAATTGGTAACgtttatttcattcaaaattGCTGTGCCAAATGGCTTCTTTTCGTCCAGCTAAAATATTCTGACTCACACAACAGCCTCTGGTTATTATTCAACTATTTTTGGATAAGAAGACAAGGCTTCAGggacatttcattttcaatgcCGCGTTGCCTACCTGGCATTGAGGTCAGAGTAGTTTGTCTGGCTCTGTATGTGCACTAAAAAGCTCTTTATTATTCTTTATCATTTCAGATGATATATAGGCGAAATGATACtgtaagacacacacaccttttgtttttgaaaaattatttgtatAACTTCCTTTGTTTTTATACTGAACTAATGACATTTTCTATTCTCAGATTTTAATACACCgttgtctgtttttttgtgtgatgaTTTTCACCTGATCTATTTTTAACAATAAGTACTAACAATTTTACTAAAGCAATaactaaaaaagaaagaacattttctgaatttgccataacaaaaatattttgtaatatttatataatataattttaggCTCTTCTTTCTTTCTAGTCTAcgtatgttttgtttagtcatTTTCTATACTGCTGCTGCGTCAAACCCATTCTGAGATTATTCAGTAGTCGTGACCGCGCGCAAGAGGGGGAGGACCGGATTATAACCGATCAAAAGTCGGTACCCTTGACACACAAGTCTGAATCATCGCTATCACGAAACCCACTTCAACCGTGACAATTGAGAAGGCGCTGACTCATGAAGAGCTCCCTGAAAGCCCGAACAAATGTTGCGCAGCCTCCTGGCACTAAAGTGACACCTGCTGGTTCGAATGTGTCATTGCATGCTGCCACAAATTGCACGCACCGGTTTGTTTTGGTATTTTCTTAGGGACAtagatttattgttttatactgacGTAATCGCTTTCTTTATCACAGTAATCACACTTGCAGAAAcctttttgctttaaataagcACCATTtagtaatattaataatattagtactaatatataaatattgtgtgGACATATTGGAGATTCATGATTTATGGGAATTTTCCTTACCCATAATGATTTATGCTGTAGATTATCTATAATTTGTCCCTTATCCGTCCTTCTAAATCTCCTTTacgcaaagaaaatatattttcctatatGAATGaactattaaatatattaaataatttaaattatgttgcATGATAAATAAGAAATAGATACTTTTCGTGTAAAAAATTAAGCATTTAATTCAAATCAATTTATTTGAGAAACTTATTATCTAAtatatcacattttattttccattacATTGAGATATTTTTGCTACTAAAGGACTTAAAGAAaactttctgtaattttatttaaaaaacattgggTCCCCAGAATGATGGGTTAACCAAGAACAACCACACACAGAATGAGTGCGAGCACAAGAGACGACACCAGATACAACATGATGGAAACTAAAAGAAGGTCAAAACACGCGGCTTCTCGGTAACCGTCCGATGTAATGACACtctgtttaacacattttgtctaCTGTGTCCACCGTATAACAACGTTTGAACAAAACCACCTGCAATTGTATAAGGGCTCAAGTCAAAAGATTGCAGAAATGCATTTTCTCCAACAGTGGTTTTGTTTGTtggtttaagaaaaatattgaaataaatttttttgtgaattctttttttttgtggtcTTGTGAAGCTCCTACGGTGAACACAATAAAATGGTATACATTAGGGTAAATGTAGATCTCAATTGTGGTGTGCCATTGACGAACAGCCCGAATACTGGTGACCTTTTCACGCTTCGTGTTCCTCGGTGACCCCTGCAGTGTAACAAGACCTCAGAAGATGAAACAGTCCAGCATTACCTGATCCACACGACAAAATGCTGCCGCACACCTGCTCAGGTGTCAGTTTGTGCTGGAGAGCAGGTGTGGCAGGAGAACAGAAACAAGATCACTCAGAAGAACAGTTCACTTGCCCTCTTTAGCCAAGAATCAACTGTTGGAAGATACTGGATTCATAAACGTCAAAGCGTTTGGTCTAATTTATCCAGGATGGAGAGAAGATGAGAGCAGAGTTATGGCTTCTTCTCAGACAGCAGGAGAGACAGAGCCGACAGCTTCAGATGGAGGTGAAACGGTAAGGATGCACGAAACCATACATCATGAGAGAGTGTTTGTACGGATGAGTTTGCGGTGCTCTTAAATTCCATCAGATAATACTTTGACAAGGCTGATCTGGCTTTATGTCACTCTATCCATCACATAGGACCCACCGCTGGACAGAGCTGAGTCCGGTGTCCTTGAGGTGGTCTCTGTTACAGACGAGGACCTTCCTGTCGTCGAGACCCCCACCACGTTCAACGTGAGTTCTTTCAGCAGTCAACGTAGCCGTTCCATTCACTTCTACGACCCGGAGACGCGGGATCCCCACGTGCCTGTCGAATTGCCCGCCGAGACGTCTGCCCCACTGCCTGTGtataaaacatataacataCAGATCCCACCGAGCCCAGGTGTGCCCATCATCAAGGTCCAACCCTTCCTTGCTGGTAAGAGGACTTCCCTGTTGTTACTCATTTAACAATCAATTCAACACATGGTTAAAATTGTCTTAATACACCAGTTTGACAAACATACCATCTGACAAGTGCAGCACTTGTAATTACACTTAACACATAGTGTTGAAACAACATATTAATGGTTgatatatcacgatgcacatTATGTGTTGAGCTCCCAACATATAACCTGTGTCCAATTTTAGGCCTGTCACTGtatccgtttttttttttgtttattttgttttatgtcatgttgtattaacacaatattgttAACCGTGAAATTAAATATCACCGATTATAATTACCGGTTATTACCGATACTGGTATAGTGTGTCACCTATAATGTCAGcatacatgtttgaatgtacttttacagtttactttacttaattcctttcttaaagtgatacttcgcccaaaaaaattaattctgtcatcatttactcaccttcaagttgttccaaatgtgtaaacatttctttgttttgatgaacaaagaaagatatttggaagaatgcttgtaaccaaacagacctCAACATCAATTGattcccatagtaggaaaaattactttataactttttgttctgttgaacacaaaagaagacattttgaagaatttgcaaacagttctgggacacttttgactaccattgttttttaatattttggtagtcaatgggtgttgagatctgttcgattaaaagcattattccaaatatctttctctctgttcatcagaatttatacaaatttggaagaacttgaaggtgagtaaatgatgacagtctTTTCAATAACAGCCTATATTAAATGTTCAAATTAAACCTTGAAGAAccggtttcagcagcaacaacataaacaaacattatgtggcccagacttaacttctggtagacaTCTGTAAAGAATTtttaactgttgagtagttttaattcaagtcaatacaattaaaaatacgataaaatattcatataaattaatattaatatcagttaaacattaaataaatttttACCTTataccaaacacagactggaagtaaACTTCGGGCCATACGTGTTTGTCTGATGAACCGTCTATATAggaaattctttaaaaaaagaacatttttttatgtttttaacgTTGTTTTGAGACTATTTGATCTTCGAATTATAAACAAATAGTACTTCTGTTTTACAGTTTACCAGGGgcataataacaaataaaaaattaaaatcatacaaACAATTCGTATACGCTatgataaaaaattattatCATACACGCACTCCTTCAAAGAATAAAACCCTAGTTTCATATCGTCCCTGTCCTTATAAAGCCTCctatgtccaaattcgctgctTTTCTGGAAATGGAAAAGAACACTGTACTTCTTAAACAATTGAACAAGGTGtggtcaaagttgacaagcactttttcatACGTTTTATTGCTTAGTTAtatgcaaaacccagtgaaaaaCATGAAGGGTCACTGATCATAATAAtatatggcaaaaaaaaaacaagacatatggagatacgaggtttcgGAAGGAGAGCAGCGATATGTCAAAACAACGTGGTGGTACTATAATAGGCCTACTTTCTCGCATTGATTTGTCATTAAAGTCACAACAAACACACTggaattgttttgtgtgttgtacAGACAGCGTGCTGTTGTGTACTCGTGATCAGATTGTACGAGTCTCAGCACACCCATAGCCTGTGCTTACACACTAGATTACACAGAGCGATGAGGACAACAGCCTGAAGTGTTAACCGTGATCTAATCACTCTACACCACTGACCTTTCAGCAGTCtcatttcattctctctctctctctctcaggaggGGAACTGTCAGGCTTTAAATCTCTGTGTTGGCCGTACGTGTCTCGCAGGTTGCTGGCGCTGCTCATTACTTTGGCTTTGTTGATAGTGCTGACTCTGGTTCTAGGGATCGGTTTGGgaggtcagtgtgtgtgtgtgtgtctgtgtgtgtgtgaagtggtGCTACCATCCTTCTTAGCTAATGAAACTATTCTAGAGCAGTGATCACTGTCAATGTTTAATGCCCTCAACCCTGTGGCATTAGCAGGACGGGTTACCCTGATGTCTGTTTTGATGGTTCAACCcccaaattctgtcatgaattactcatcctcaagttgttccaaacctgtatacatttctttgtttacttgtacacaaagaaagatatttggaaaaatgttagcaactaagAATTCTGGGACACCATCGACTACCATtgtagaaaaaatattgtatatagcTTTTGTTCTGTTacgttacatttacattgatttaaAACAACGTATGCGTGTTTAAatgcattcatttcaaaacttttactgacagtttaacacaataaaaactttGACACAAAAAGGCAAAATTATCATTACTGTAACCATATAAAACTTTCGATCTCTGGCATGTTTTGCTTTTATCAATCAATCATTCAaaagttttcaaagttttttatcaatcatacataataatacaatattaaattatatttttattgtatattatacatgtaacatttctttaaatgtggaaaactaCCTGTATCTTTACTTTCTTCTTAAAGGGTACTAGGAGATCTGTttacttaatgtaaatatatttctgtgtgtttaaacagtCTTTCAAAAACTTCCTGGACACTTCTTTTCTCCACTATTCCTTGAATATtctttcaatatatttttgacatttttttgtaatttgagaACATCTAGGCAGAAGATAAAAAATccagaatattttattttaacagtgttTGAATTGCAACATATAATGCACTCAAAATCAGGTCGGTTACGGTTATGAGAACTTCAGCAGGAAAGCAAtgaaatacatatataattcatttctaagaaaaaataatgttttgtccaAGGTAGAGAACCTTATcatctttataatttttttttgtgtaagcgaattgtatgttttataattcaaatcttTACTGGTTTCGTgagaaacagttctggggtactATTGACAGCCATTTGACTACTCCAGGAATCTCAGTTTCTATCATTCTTCTAAATGTATGTTTCTttgaagaaatgtatacagatttggaactacttaaggttgagtaattcatgacagaattttcatttttgggtggaggaTCCATTTATCACTGTGTGTTACTTGTTGCAGTGGGTCTGCGGAATTGTTCTGGAAAGTTTCGCTGTGTGCTGCGGTGTATCAGCAGGACGGCTGTGTGTGATGGGGTCGACGACTGTGTGGATGGGGAAGATGAGCTCAACTGTGGTGGGTTAAATCTGTTTGTTCGGGTCTATATGAAAAAATCGgcatataaaacaatgtttaattgattttctctttctctgttagTGCGTGTAAGTGGCAGGAGCTCTGTGCTGCAGGTGAACAGTAGGGGCTTATGGAGGACTGTTTGTTTTGAGGGCTGGGATTCAAATCTGGGTTCTTCAGCCTGCAGACAACTGGGATACAACAGGTACCAcaaccacaaaaaaatctgttttaaaggtTGAACgagcagtttctgccaatctcatattaatcttgagtacatatatatatatatatatgtaggaTTGCATAaattcgtatcttcgaagagtattgaCTTTGATCACAATTTTAAAAGATAGacacagctgtacgattatttccggaaaaataTGACCTCCTGGGGGTGTGCGGGGGAGGAACTAaatcacgagcacacaataaTCGCATTGATTCACTAAAAGTTCATGATGTTTACATCATGCACGTGTgtgccgattgccaacaaaacacagatatatgACTTAGTTATACTAACCGCGTGCGGTTTaggtccagcatcttttagcgctgggaccgctccatctatcagtttcaaacggtCTGCAAATCCAttgttttatccaccgtttatataacaacaaaccaacacacctcaacttctctcactattgcAAGAGTAACGAGTTGCAGCTagaggcccacagcgcagccaatcttgatgcagcgcagccaatcttatTGGTAGGCAggtcttcctatcgctcgtCGGTTGATAGCACactatttctttcgccttgccatGGGCGCGCTTTTCCAGGAGTATTGTCCAAAAAGGGACtagaaaagagaaaaattgtTATGTAACTGATGTTCTTAAATAATTTCCGAATCCTATACAAACCTTGCTGAGCATTAGAAGACGGTTTAACtatgtaaagaagtcagaatgcatgaaatcaCTAAGGCTCCCCTCATCCCGTCAGCTCCACTTCCTAATGTCTATCATCACCTCCTATCTCTGCTATTTAAAGAATTGTGGCTCTCCAGACCAAAGCGAGGATTTCCCTGTTTAAGAAATATGTTGAAACCCtccttgtgtgtatgtgtgttctgcACAGTGTGGGAGTCTATGAATGataatttctttgttcccaCTGGCCTCATTACCTGCATAGTTAATCCAATTAAAATCAGTCTGCCATTAAATGAAAGGAAGAAAAATACTCAAATTGTTTCCTCACAAGTAGGTCGACACGTTGCATTTAACCATCAGCAGCATTTTTCCTATAAATTCATTTTAGGGCGGTGTTTGTTTCTGAGGATCGCCATTTGTTTGACATCACTGTTTGCCTTCACTATTTCATATGTCTGGAAGCTTTTtcacttttaaagggacagtccacccaaaaatgtttgAATCATTGATgtaccctcgtgtcatttcaaacctgtatgactttcttatgctggacacaaaagaagatattttgaagaatgttggtaaccaaacaaccttGACACccgttgtatggacacaaaaccaccgaaacatttctcaaaagatcttcttctgtgtttcacaGAGGAAATAATCACATACAGGTTAACGCTAAACGCAGTTGTTCTCTACAGGGGGgtagaaaatcatttttattatgatcAAACTTGTATCCAGTTAATGTCAAGTAgaaattttgagtttttgtgaGTGGGACCTATGAATATGAATGAGTACAGTGGGGGCCTTGGAGTAAAAAAGGTTGAGAACTGGTTTAACGTGTAGGTTGTAGGCCTGACGTTTAATACCCTATggatcctctctctctctcttaatttGTAGTTACGTAAGCTCTAACTCCATTCCCATCACCTCCATTGAAGATATCTTCCAGAAAAACCTAGTGGCTCTTAATATTAGCCATCCAGCCCTTCCAGAAACCTTTAAGATCCACAACTCTTCCTACCTCAGGTAAATTTAAAGACAGAGATATTAATACCTGGTATTGCACCGAATAATATTTTTGACACAAACCGACGGCTTTAAACATTTATCTCTGTCTTTACAGAAAGACTCGATGCAGTTCTGGCAAAGCAGCTGTTCTTAAATGTATAGGTGAGCAGTTATGACGAGTTGgttaataaaactattgaaaCCATCGATTCAGAAAATGTACGAATgtctttttctttgttgttgtgGAGACTGCGGAACCAGGCCAGCAGTCAGGAGTCGTATTGTAGGGGGCAATGTTTCGGGCCCTGGTCAGGTACCATGGCAGGTCAGCTTATATTACCAGAACCAGCATTTCTGTGGAGGGTCAGTCATTAGTGACCGGTGGATAGTCACCGCTGCTCACTGCGTCTACGGGTGAGTATGACAGTTATGTTTTATGATCATGTGATGCTGACAATAGGTTATGATATTTCGGTTATTGTTGcattttttgattttgtgttgCTTTGCATTGTGGCTTTGGTTGTGTGATTTAACCAGAATAAATTGAGAgaatatttcaaaattattttctgaatttactctttatagatgtgtatttaggtaaaattattcattttaacacaatttctacaacaaaaaaacagtttgCATTTACTTACagaaaattctgtattttttcagacctcaaataccgCAAAGAAAACCAGTTCATAttaacttttaagcaatacatcCGTAATATTTGTATTCAAGTATTGATGTGATGACCTcaattttatcacagttttcatgtgtcttgttatactgtcagtctttcacattgctgtcagatgactttgtcactcttgaggtttgattttaatgaaattcagcagacactggactggaacggccacaatacatctaaaaatctgtgaaaaaaatctgtggTTGTATATCTTCACAAACAATTATTCTTCGTCTGTAGTTTTGCTCAGCCGGTGTTATGGGgagtgcatgctgggatatcAGATCATCCAATGAGTGGAGCCGTCGCTGTGGAGAAAATTATCTTCCATGCCAACTACAAGCGAAATGGACTCGGTTATGATATTGCGTTGATAAAGCTAAAGCAGCTTCTGACTTTTAACGGTAGAGGAACTAAAATATTTCTGAAAAGAGATTCCTAAATAACGAAAAATCCAGAAAAACGGACATAAAATCTCAAATTTTCTATCCTCAGATCAGCTGTCTCCCATCTGTTTGCCCACGCACGGCGAGACCTTTGAGACGGGACAGATGTGTCTGATCTCAGGCTGGGGAGCCACAACAGATGGTGGTAAGTCTGCAGTGTGCTACCGTCAAATAAAGGGCTAgtgcacaaaaaaatatattccgTCATCATTAACTTACCCTCACGTTGTTCCAAACCCCATGCTACTTTCTTTcgaatgaagatattttgaagaatgtgttatttttatctTCAATGGAATGAAAGTAAATTACCCGTATCTTTTGTTTCTAaccgatgatgtcatcattatttggaatgacatgaggttgaatggAAACTATTTAAACGGCAACTTTAAATCTAAGGTATGTATGTAGTTGACTGTTCTGAATCCGTGTATATGTTGTAGGAGAGAGCAGTACCTCCCTTCAGAGCGCTCAGGTGCCCTTACTCTCCAGCAGACAGTGCCGAAGGCCAGGTCGCACCTCATGGAACATCTGCGCAGGATTCCTGCAAGGTGCCGCTGGTGGATGTCAGGTGCCACAATTGCTACAgtagactctattaaaacatgtaaacttaaatgtttttgtgctttgGTTTATACACGGTTGGAATGTGTTTGAAGGGGGACAACGGAGGGCCGCTGGCTTGCCGCGGGTCAGCGTGGACGCTGGTGGGGACAGCCAGCTTGGCTCAGAGCTGCGGACAGAAAAACGAACCGGGCGTTTACACAAGCATAACTCAAAGTCTCACGTGGATACATCAACAAATGGAGGTAaaattttgtgcatttttgtctttaagAGCATTTACATAAATCTAAACAAAGGAATTCAGTGAGTTTCAAATACAAGATAATGTTAACAAACCAATCTTGATGGAAGTGAGAGGAAGTGTTTATATATTCTGTGCAATGTTTTGGTGCACACGTGAATGCTTTGTTCCAGACTTTTCCGGCCCGAAGCTAACACAGGACTGAGGCAAATGAGTAACAGCACACGCTGTGcttatgaattaatgaacacattcacCTCAGTCGCCAGAGATCTGGGAGCGGCTTTCGATAGGATTTCagcaaaatgttgttgtttttc harbors:
- the LOC130435017 gene encoding transmembrane protease serine 3, which produces MASSQTAGETEPTASDGGETDPPLDRAESGVLEVVSVTDEDLPVVETPTTFNVSSFSSQRSRSIHFYDPETRDPHVPVELPAETSAPLPVYKTYNIQIPPSPGVPIIKVQPFLAGGELSGFKSLCWPYVSRRLLALLITLALLIVLTLVLGIGLGVGLRNCSGKFRCVLRCISRTAVCDGVDDCVDGEDELNCVRVSGRSSVLQVNSRGLWRTVCFEGWDSNLGSSACRQLGYNSYVSSNSIPITSIEDIFQKNLVALNISHPALPETFKIHNSSYLRKTRCSSGKAAVLKCIDCGTRPAVRSRIVGGNVSGPGQVPWQVSLYYQNQHFCGGSVISDRWIVTAAHCVYGFAQPVLWGVHAGISDHPMSGAVAVEKIIFHANYKRNGLGYDIALIKLKQLLTFNDQLSPICLPTHGETFETGQMCLISGWGATTDGGESSTSLQSAQVPLLSSRQCRRPGRTSWNICAGFLQGAAGGCQGDNGGPLACRGSAWTLVGTASLAQSCGQKNEPGVYTSITQSLTWIHQQMEKEEDR